In Chlorocebus sabaeus isolate Y175 chromosome 2, mChlSab1.0.hap1, whole genome shotgun sequence, the genomic stretch AAGGCAAGACTGGCTCAAGATTACATGATCTTGAAATAACACCTCACTTTGGGGGTGCCTACAGTGTGCTAGGTGATTTACAGAGAGAACCTTAAATACTTTCCACTTTCCTAAAGGAGTCCTTGATtgtctccattctacagatgaggaaactgaggctgaacaAAATGAAGGCACTGTCTCCTCATCCTCCATGTGTCCCAGTGGGCATTTCCTGTGTCCCACCAAGCAGTTATGTCCATCAATAGAGCAAGTGTTTTAGGTTCTTGAGCCCCAACACTGACAGCCACCTCAATTGTCCCCTTGAGATTCTAAACGTCATGTAATGTTAGGGAGAAGTCTCCTTTCTGGGTGCCCAGGCCTGCTTTCGCTGCAGCCATAAACAAAAGACAGTGGGCTCCTGACAGCCAGAGGGGAGAATCTAAACTCTTGCTCACATGGTCCCCAAACACTCTCTAGGAAATGCCTCATCTCCTCATCCTTAGTCCTCAGCGCCATGAGCGGGCAGATATATGCTCTGCTGGGCTTCAGGAGGCTTGACTCTGTTCAATGGATGCTGCTGAGTGAAGGAGAAACAGCATAACCTGAGGGGAGAGTCCTAAATGCTTCATGTATGCTGAGACCTGTGCTTTAGGAACCAGCTTGGCATATGATGGGACACATGCAGGACCTTTCTGATGGGAGTGTAAAGCCAACCCCTCCTATCCCTACAGGgttattggtttgtttttaatactttgtGCTGTAGAACTGAACAATGCAAGAGTTTAGAAAGAGAAGGTTGGAGCATTTCTCCACATTTGAAAAACCACAGCTGAGTGTTGCAGAGACAAGGGCTGTGAGTCAGACTGAGGGTTCCAGCCTTGCCTCACTGACCTGGTCCCAAGTCAGGTctcctctctgatcctcagtgtcctcatctttaAAGGAGGTAGCAAATGGCTCCTCCCTCATAGCACTGGTTACAAGGAAACTCTGGCACAGCCACTGCTCTCTGGCCCCCTTCCCCGCCTCCCTCCTTTCTCATCTAACTCATCATTTAGGCTGAGAGCATGGCAAAGAGGAGTGAGCACTTTACTAGGAGTTAGCAGATCTGAGTTACACCTGAGCCACCACTGGCTGTGACTGCCTGGGCTGGGGAGGCACCACCTGGAAACTTCAGTGTCTTTGCCAATATTGTCTGCACAATCAGGATAAAGTCACCTTCCCTGTCTAAGTTGAAGGGTTACGAGGAGCTGATTTCAGACATTACTAGGCAATGTACATGAAAGCATCATGTTTTATGCTTTACATATacacgttttttaaaaaagctgttaGTAAAGCTATGTGTCTTCTGGAGGTTCTGTTTTTtgcctttccaaattccagaggctgcccacattcctttctcacagttacatcttcccATCACTCTAACCTCTTGCTTGCATCCTCACAAGTCCTTCTGCAATAATTaatctccttcctctttcttgtaAGGACATTTCTTATATGTTGTGTCCACCCTGATGCCAGAGCCAGATGTTAAAACCACTGTCTTAAAAATGTTTGAAGTAGGGCGaacatggtggctgatgcctgtaatcccagcactttgggaggctgaggtgggcggatcacctgaggttgggagttcgagaccagcctgaacaacatggagaaaccctgtctctacaaaatacaaaattagtcaggcgtggtggcctatgcctgtaatctctgatTGCTATGTCATCTAGGAGGGAAATTGGGCAATAGTCTCAAATATGAAAACACACTATCCTCTGACCTAAGAATGCCACTTCCAGTGGGTGTCTCCCGCCTGAGTAGGGTGACACATGTACAAGGTCATCAACTGCATGATTGTTTTAGTGGCTAAGGTGGGAATAACTTACATATCCATCAACAGAagactgtaaaataaaatttgatatttcCATAGATTAGAGTATATTTCAGCTGTAAAGAAACTGGAACAGGTCTCTATGTCCTCATATGGAATCTCGCTATGTAGTGATAGGGTGTATGTTTGGGAGAAGTTTTCCAATCACCAATGAGCTTTAGTGTCTGCATGTGAGGTGCATTGTGAACCTGTGGGAAACTGATGAAAAGAGAAATGCTGGCTCTCTGACCTGTGGTTCTGTTTGAGGAGCTTTTATCGAGCACCTATGATGCACCCGGCTCTTCTATGGAGACAGCGTCCAAcactggggaaggaaggagactgCCTCGATTCAGACATGGACTCTTGCTCCAATTCTGTCACTAAGTGGCCCTGTGACCATGGACAAGGCCCCTGTCATGTCTTGACTTCAGTCCCCCATCTGTAAAGGGGGTTGGGCTGGATGGTCTAAAGATCCCTCCTGTGCTGACATTCCAGAATTCAGGTGTTAGGACGAGGCTCTTGAGCCTCTGGCAGGAAACCCCAAATAAGCATTGTTGCTGCCTTATATGGGGGAACCCCTAAATTACCCACGTGTGGGACCTCTTTCCTGAGGTGAGGGACATTCTAAGATGATGCAGCTCTGCTCAGAAGCCCATGGTGACTGTGTGACTCAGTCCCCAAATCACACAAGGGTTTCCCAAATGGACCCACAGCAAATGCCAAACTTATTGGCatctcctcccaccaggccaTCAGATTCAACAGTGAATGTGCCTCCCAGGAATCTTCCCCATAGGGTGTTTctgaagattaaattaaaaaaagaaaaaaaacacgaTTTACCCTCTCCATGCCCTAGATGGATTTCTCCTCATTAGAAGGGAAGAGAATGTAAGCTTGGTGGGGAAGTGCTTTGGATTGTTTCATTCACTGCTCTTTGCACAGCATCCAGGGCAGAGCTTGGTGCACAGTGGGGTCTCAGTGAGTGCCTGCTGCATAAAGAAGAGACTCAGCCACCCTCAAGGGGAAGCCTTCTCTGGAGGCAGAAGGCAAGGTCCAGACCTGTGCCTGGGCAAGTAACTCAAATtgtcagttccctcatctgtgaaATCAAAGGGCTGCGTCAGCTTTGGAAAGACAAGAGCTATAGAGCCACAGACTGGAGATGCTGTCTTTTCCATCATTTACAAGCCATGAAGCCTCAAATGACTACCATGACATCTCCAAGCCTCAACTCATGTGATCCGGAGAAGGGGTGACATCAGATCATGAAAATGAGCAGCCACCCCCACACCTGATTATTGCTCTAAGAATGGATAATGTAATTATTGACTTATTGTCACACACCAGGGGACAAAGGAGGCCCGCACTGTACTCACCACGCACAGACAGCTCAGTTCCTGCTCCAGACTTCAACTCCACATCGGGGTTCCCTTTCCGGAACTTCACACAGTAGTAGGTGCCGGCATCTGCTGGGGTGATGTTACTGATGCGGATGGAAAAGTCCATGTTGTTTCTCTTTGTGCGGTCTAAAACAGGTGTTACCCGGGGGCAGGGGCCTTCTTTCAGATTGTAGATTAATTCCCGGCCTGGTCCAGCTCCTCTGAACCACTGGATGGGCCCCACAGGGATCAGGGAGGTCACAGTGCAGTTCAGAGTGGCCGACTCTCCTGCTGTGACTGACACAGACTTCTCAGGCTGAATCACCTGCAGCTCCTCCTCACACAACCTTCCTGGAAAGGAGCACAAAGCAGTCATTTTTTCATCCTTATGTGATCCTGTGTGTTTCCCCAAGTGTTTATCAATGACTTTCATTGACTGGGTGTACACTAGGAGCAGGTCTTGAGCTCAGCCCactacatgcattatctcatttaagctgAACAACTGGCCTGTAACATAAGACTGTAATACAAgcgaggacactgaggcacagagaggttcactttccttttccttattttcttttcctctttctgtttgctttcttttcttttcctttcctttctttttgagacagggtcttgctgtgtctgctgcccaggctggggtgcagtggctcaatcacagctcactgtagcctcaacctcccaggctcaagtgatcctttcaccttggcctcccaagtagctgggactacaggtgcgttcCACCATACCTGgacaattattgtattttttgtagagacacagtttcaccatgttgcccagactggtctctaactcttgggctcaagcaatccatctgccttggccttccaaactgttgagattataggtgtaagccactgcgcctggccaagaggtTCAATTTCAATGTAGAGCTTTGGGTTGAGGACCTGAGTAGAACTATTGAGCCCTCCTTGAAAGTGCCATGTTTTGCCAAATATGGCCTCCAACTGTGGCTACATGGAGTGTGGCACTTTTTGTATCACTGGATTGGGTGGGGCCCTGTGACTTCTTTAGACCCTTGAGTTTTGAGCAGAAGTGATGGGTATAATTTGTGGGTTGTGCATTCAACTGCAAGAGCCTTTATGGATCAATTTCTCCCTTCCAGAGACCCACAGGGCTCTGATGGGGCCTGCTCCATTGCCTGGATGTGTGAATGACCATTGCATGCAGAACTGCCAATACACACTGAGTACGTAGCTTCCAGTGGAAATACAACATTGTTTTAAGTCCCTGGTAATTTTTCACCCATAGCACAATCATGTTAGGTAAGTTTCCTAATGCTGATGTGACAAATTACCAAAACTTAGTGTCttaaaaaaatgtaacattttatagttctggaggttagaagtccaaaaTAGTGTTACTGGGGTAcaatcaagaagaaataataaaagtcaaataCATAAAGATAGAGAATGAAACAGTGGTGACTACAGGTGAACTTGGGGGAGGTGATGGGGaagtcaaaagatacaaaattgcaGTAAGTCTGACAAAGAAGTCCAGAGAATAAATTTGCAATCTGTGGGTTTTAGTTAATAATGTTGTATTGAATTCAGTATTTTTGCTTCAAAAGCATATTTTAGGTGCTGTTGACATAAAACACATGCAGCATAACTATGGGAGATGATGGATGTGTCCATTTGCTTAACTTTAATAATCATTTCACtacgtatatgtatatgtatatgaaggCATCATGTTTTATACCTTCCATTTCGACAATTTTTAAAGAGCTTTCAGCAGAGCTATGTGTCTTCTGGAGGCCTTTCCAAATTCTAGAGTTTTCTCATATTCCTTTCTCACAGTTACATATTCCCACCACTCTAACCTCTTGCTTGCATCTTCACATGCAAACATCCTGGAATACAAGGATGTTTCAATGTCCTTCTCCAAGAATtaatctccttcctccttctcataAGCACCCTTGTGATGTATTAGCTCCACCCTGATACTAAACCCACATGTTAAAATCACTGTCTTAAAAATGCTGAGAGGTAAAGGAAATAATTGATGAAGaactaaaggaatataaatgtcTTAACAAAATGAGAatgtaaagaaagagaaattatatgaagaaatgaaacaaacttAGGAATTGAAAGTATAATAActaaaaattcactagaggagtTCCCTAATGGGTATAAGCAAGTGGAAGAATAATCAGAAAACTGGAGGATGGAATAATTGAAATTATTGAGACTGAGGTATGGGTGGAAAATGGAATAAAGTCTAGAGCACAGAATCTAAGGGAATTGTGAGACATTATCAAATGTATCAACATACACCTTACTAGAGTTccagggagaaaaaagagaaagagagaaaggaatagaAGATTATTTGAAGACACAGTGGACAAAAATCTTCACAAACTTGATAAAATACAGGAATCTACGAATTTAAGACAGAAAAAACAGAAGTTgaactaaaaaataaa encodes the following:
- the LOC103215800 gene encoding signal-regulatory protein beta-1-like isoform X2, with translation MPVTASWPHPPGPFLLLTLLLGLTGRLCEEELQVIQPEKSVSVTAGESATLNCTVTSLIPVGPIQWFRGAGPGRELIYNLKEGPCPRVTPVLDRTKRNNMDFSIRISNITPADAGTYYCVKFRKGNPDVELKSGAGTELSVRGLALAPTAPLLIALLLGPKVLLVVGVSAVYICWKQKA